One genomic window of Dehalococcoidia bacterium includes the following:
- the plsX gene encoding phosphate acyltransferase PlsX: protein MKIALDAMGGDKAPLETVKGAVQAAQTYGVEITLVGPAATIERELKKYGAHPRGISIVPAGEAIDMEEDEIVKAVRSRRDASINVAHHLVRDGEADAVVSAGNTGAVMASAITVLGRIRGIERPAVATLLPYNEGRVLLLDIGANPECKPSYLVQFAQMGSVYMEKVVGVRNPRVALLNIGEEAVKGNDLTKEAYERLSDANVNFTGNIEGVEIHKGKAEVVVTDGFTGNIALKVGEGLADYILEQVRAVIKSSPLFIAASLLMRPALRRALKRLQYEEYGGAYLLGVNGVVVIAHGRADASAITNAVRVAKIAAESGLIETLRESLARHHATAEAAAT from the coding sequence TTGAAGATCGCACTCGACGCCATGGGCGGCGACAAGGCGCCCCTCGAGACAGTAAAGGGGGCCGTCCAGGCGGCACAGACATACGGCGTCGAGATCACCCTCGTTGGCCCGGCGGCCACCATCGAACGCGAGCTAAAGAAGTACGGCGCCCACCCGCGCGGCATCTCCATCGTCCCGGCCGGCGAGGCCATCGACATGGAGGAGGACGAGATCGTAAAGGCGGTGCGCAGCCGCCGCGACGCGTCGATCAACGTCGCCCACCACCTCGTCCGTGACGGCGAGGCCGACGCGGTCGTGTCGGCGGGGAACACGGGCGCCGTCATGGCCTCCGCCATTACGGTCCTCGGCCGCATCCGCGGCATCGAGCGGCCTGCGGTCGCGACCCTGCTGCCCTATAACGAGGGACGCGTGCTCCTCCTGGACATCGGCGCCAACCCGGAGTGCAAGCCCTCGTACCTTGTGCAGTTCGCGCAGATGGGCTCGGTGTACATGGAGAAGGTGGTCGGAGTGCGCAATCCACGCGTCGCCCTCCTGAACATCGGCGAGGAGGCCGTCAAAGGCAACGACCTGACCAAGGAGGCCTACGAACGCCTCAGCGACGCAAACGTGAACTTCACGGGCAACATCGAGGGGGTCGAGATCCACAAGGGTAAGGCCGAGGTCGTCGTTACGGACGGCTTCACCGGCAACATCGCGCTCAAGGTCGGTGAGGGGCTGGCGGACTACATACTCGAGCAGGTGCGGGCCGTGATTAAGAGTAGCCCCCTCTTCATCGCCGCGTCGCTCCTCATGCGGCCGGCCCTGAGACGGGCTCTGAAGCGACTGCAGTACGAAGAATATGGAGGCGCGTACCTCCTGGGCGTAAACGGCGTCGTGGTAATCGCGCACGGCCGCGCCGATGCGAGCGCCATAACGAACGCGGTGCGTGTCGCGAAGATCGCGGCCGAAAGCGGCCTCATCGAGACGCTGCGGGAGTCGCTGGCGCGCCACCACGCGACCGCCGAGGCAGCGGCCACCTGA